In a single window of the Delftia tsuruhatensis genome:
- a CDS encoding ABC transporter substrate-binding protein, with the protein MRTFILGKCKALALATVLAAAAFQARAQDIRIGFNADLSASGVAELGLAARWGFEAAIEDINQSGGVLGRKLVAVVRDDLGTPPKSIQNMTELIDNEKVSAVVGPANSGNALAWLHIPQQKKIPVVVPIATGTEITTRYAGQAQNYLFRVSMVDREQVALLGAYAVKSSKAGKIAILADSTGYGQGGIKDATEVLALHGVKPVAVEKYGPKDTDITSQLSKIKAAGADTVIVYGIADGTAQVLRSMEKINYLPTTLGTWGNLSGLLPKMAGARLSEHLILAASTTEDTNARTRALGERVRRKFPEMTTFPCAAQAYDAVMLIAAAMKQANSTDGEKVAAALESVSGVQGVIKTYDRPFSKTRHEGLSVSDFYLARWKNGAPARYEDAVTQALTAADLKR; encoded by the coding sequence ATGCGCACATTCATTCTCGGGAAATGCAAGGCCCTGGCCCTGGCCACCGTGCTGGCCGCGGCGGCCTTCCAGGCACGGGCCCAGGACATCAGGATCGGCTTCAATGCCGACCTGTCGGCCAGCGGCGTGGCCGAGCTGGGCCTGGCCGCGCGCTGGGGGTTCGAGGCAGCCATCGAGGACATCAACCAGTCCGGCGGCGTGCTGGGCCGCAAGCTGGTCGCCGTGGTCCGCGACGACCTGGGCACGCCGCCCAAGTCGATCCAGAACATGACCGAGCTGATCGACAACGAAAAGGTCAGCGCCGTCGTGGGTCCGGCCAACTCGGGCAATGCCCTGGCCTGGCTGCACATTCCCCAGCAAAAGAAGATTCCCGTGGTGGTGCCCATCGCCACCGGCACCGAGATCACCACGCGCTATGCCGGCCAGGCGCAGAACTACCTGTTCCGCGTCTCCATGGTGGACCGCGAGCAGGTGGCCCTGCTGGGCGCCTATGCGGTCAAGTCGTCCAAGGCCGGCAAGATCGCCATCCTCGCCGACTCCACGGGCTATGGCCAGGGCGGCATCAAGGACGCCACCGAGGTGCTGGCGCTGCACGGCGTCAAGCCCGTGGCGGTCGAGAAATACGGCCCCAAGGACACGGACATCACCTCGCAGCTGTCCAAGATCAAGGCCGCCGGCGCCGACACGGTCATCGTCTACGGCATCGCCGACGGCACGGCCCAGGTGCTGCGCAGCATGGAAAAGATCAACTACCTGCCCACCACCCTGGGCACCTGGGGCAACCTCAGCGGCCTGCTGCCCAAGATGGCGGGCGCCAGGCTGTCCGAGCACCTGATCCTGGCCGCCTCCACCACCGAGGACACCAATGCCAGGACGCGCGCGCTGGGCGAGCGCGTGCGCAGGAAATTCCCCGAGATGACCACCTTCCCCTGCGCGGCCCAGGCCTATGACGCGGTGATGCTGATCGCCGCCGCCATGAAGCAGGCCAACAGCACCGACGGCGAGAAGGTGGCCGCCGCGCTGGAGAGCGTCAGCGGCGTGCAGGGCGTGATCAAGACCTATGACAGGCCTTTCAGCAAGACCCGGCACGAAGGCCTGTCCGTCTCGGACTTCTACCTGGCGCGCTGGAAGAACGGCGCCCCCGCGCGCTACGAGGATGCGGTGACCCAGGCGCTGACTGCCGCCGACCTCAAGCGCTGA
- a CDS encoding PLP-dependent aminotransferase family protein produces MAAGKGRSAPIAEQLADLIGRQIAEGVYRDGDKLPSLRELAQLHRYAKNTVVAAFDLLVSRGIVEPRRGSGFYVLGPARSARRPDEDAGQLGRAMDIVWLMREQLKTPPDGVAVGDGFPPVDWLADMRLDRYHQKVVRTGLGALFRYGNRYGYAPLRDSLVRKLGDFGLRSTPGQLVLTQGANEAMDLVIRYFVPPGATVLVDEPGYYPLFGKLRLAGAHIVGVPRLADGPDTVALQALLTRHRPRLFFTQSLAHNPTGSDLSEAKAREVLQLAERHNLLIVEDDPLADFKPTSAVRLSTLDQLERTLYIGSFSKSFSAALRVGFIACNGALASDLADLKALIHVSGSEYCERMVDVMLREGHYERHLVRLRRRLGQATAQALDWLDAQGCEVFARSPQSLYLWVAFPGVPDSLELARQLAARHVGMAPGRIFHVDPSALSRWSRCNAGALPDARFQAAMAQVLARRA; encoded by the coding sequence ATGGCCGCAGGCAAGGGACGCTCGGCCCCCATCGCCGAGCAACTGGCCGACCTCATCGGCCGGCAGATCGCCGAGGGGGTCTACCGCGACGGCGACAAGCTGCCCTCGCTGCGCGAGCTGGCCCAGTTGCACCGCTATGCCAAGAACACCGTGGTCGCCGCCTTCGACCTGCTGGTCTCGCGCGGCATCGTCGAGCCGCGCCGGGGATCGGGCTTTTACGTGCTGGGGCCGGCGCGCAGCGCACGGCGGCCCGACGAAGATGCCGGCCAGTTGGGCCGCGCCATGGACATCGTCTGGCTGATGCGCGAGCAGCTCAAGACCCCGCCCGATGGCGTGGCCGTGGGCGACGGCTTTCCGCCCGTGGACTGGCTGGCCGACATGCGGCTGGACCGCTACCACCAGAAGGTGGTGCGCACCGGGCTGGGCGCGCTGTTTCGCTATGGCAACCGCTACGGCTACGCGCCGCTGCGCGACAGCCTGGTGCGCAAGCTGGGCGACTTCGGGCTGCGCTCCACACCGGGGCAGCTGGTGCTCACGCAGGGCGCCAACGAGGCGATGGACCTGGTCATCCGCTATTTCGTGCCGCCCGGCGCCACGGTGCTGGTGGACGAGCCCGGCTACTACCCGCTGTTCGGCAAGCTGCGGCTGGCCGGCGCCCACATCGTGGGCGTGCCGCGCCTGGCCGACGGGCCGGACACGGTGGCGCTGCAGGCGCTGCTGACCCGCCACCGGCCGCGCCTGTTCTTCACGCAGTCGCTGGCGCACAACCCCACGGGCTCGGACCTCTCCGAGGCCAAGGCACGCGAGGTGCTGCAGCTGGCCGAGCGCCACAACCTGCTCATCGTCGAGGATGACCCGCTGGCCGACTTCAAGCCCACCTCGGCCGTGCGCCTGTCCACGCTGGACCAGCTGGAGCGCACCCTCTACATCGGCAGCTTCTCCAAGTCCTTCTCGGCCGCACTGCGCGTGGGCTTCATCGCCTGCAACGGTGCGCTGGCCAGCGACCTTGCCGACCTCAAGGCGCTGATCCACGTCAGCGGATCGGAGTATTGCGAGCGCATGGTCGACGTGATGCTGCGCGAGGGCCACTACGAGCGCCATCTCGTGCGCCTGCGCCGCAGGCTGGGCCAGGCCACGGCGCAGGCGCTGGACTGGCTGGATGCGCAGGGCTGCGAGGTCTTCGCGCGCAGCCCGCAGAGCCTGTACCTGTGGGTGGCCTTCCCCGGCGTGCCGGACTCGCTGGAGCTGGCACGGCAACTGGCGGCGCGCCATGTCGGCATGGCGCCGGGGCGTATCTTCCACGTCGATCCCTCGGCCCTCTCGCGCTGGTCGCGCTGCAATGCCGGCGCCCTGCCGGATGCGCGCTTTCAGGCGGCGATGGCCCAGGTACTGGCTCGGCGGGCCTGA
- a CDS encoding branched-chain amino acid ABC transporter permease, which yields MTASILQALFSGLALGSIYALVALGFNITHSTTRTFNFGQGEFLVAGAFVGVTAVMLLAGKGLGATLQPQDVGMARYVAALLLTVVVLGALGVLLYHAAVRPFIGQGGLAWVMSTIGFGIIIQNTALAIWGPSPLVLPSPLGNEVIRIGGAGVLPQEILVLCASIAIMVALDWVMRKTRLGKAVRAVAHSGAAATLMGINVTAIVVLAFVVSSALAGMAGLLIAPITTASVFMGLTLALKAFSAAIFGGLGSPRGCMLGGFILGLIEALVGLWHAELREISIFVLIILVLAIKPEGLLGRRIAEKV from the coding sequence ATGACGGCAAGCATTCTCCAGGCGCTGTTCAGCGGACTGGCCCTGGGCAGCATCTATGCGCTGGTGGCCCTGGGCTTCAACATCACGCACAGCACCACGCGCACCTTCAACTTCGGCCAGGGCGAGTTCCTGGTGGCGGGCGCCTTCGTCGGCGTGACGGCCGTGATGCTGCTGGCCGGCAAGGGCCTGGGCGCCACGCTGCAGCCGCAGGACGTGGGCATGGCCCGCTACGTTGCGGCGCTGCTTCTGACGGTGGTGGTGCTCGGCGCGCTGGGCGTGCTGCTGTACCACGCGGCCGTGCGGCCCTTCATCGGCCAGGGCGGGCTGGCCTGGGTGATGAGCACCATCGGCTTCGGCATCATCATCCAGAACACGGCGCTGGCCATCTGGGGGCCCTCGCCGCTGGTCCTGCCTTCGCCGCTGGGCAACGAGGTGATCCGCATCGGCGGCGCGGGCGTGCTGCCGCAGGAGATCCTGGTGCTGTGCGCCAGCATCGCCATCATGGTGGCGCTGGACTGGGTCATGCGCAAAACGCGCCTGGGCAAGGCCGTGCGCGCCGTGGCCCACAGCGGCGCCGCCGCCACGCTGATGGGCATCAACGTCACGGCCATCGTGGTGCTGGCCTTCGTGGTCAGCTCGGCCCTGGCGGGAATGGCGGGCCTGCTGATCGCGCCCATCACCACGGCATCGGTGTTCATGGGCCTGACGCTGGCGCTCAAGGCCTTTTCGGCCGCCATCTTCGGCGGCCTGGGCAGTCCGCGCGGCTGCATGCTGGGCGGCTTCATCCTGGGCCTCATCGAGGCGCTGGTCGGCCTGTGGCATGCGGAGCTGCGCGAGATCAGCATCTTCGTCCTCATCATCCTGGTGCTGGCCATCAAGCCCGAAGGGCTGCTGGGCCGGCGCATCGCCGAGAAGGTGTAA
- a CDS encoding hydroxymethylglutaryl-CoA reductase, degradative, which yields MVADSRLPRFRTLTPAQRRDFLARACGLSEAEQALLATPGALPPALADGMIENVFGSFELPLGVAGNFRINGRDVLVPMAVEEPSVVAAASYMARLAREDGGFQTSSTLPLMRAQVQVLGMTDPHGARIAVLQAGERIIERANGRDQVLIGLGGGCKDIEVHVFPDTPRGPMLVVHLIVDVRDAMGANTVNTMAEAVAPLVEEITGGSVRLRILSNLADLRLARARVRLTPRTLATKERSGEAIIEGVLDAFTFAAIDPYRAATHNKGIMNGIDPVIVATGNDWRAVEAGAHAYASRSGRYTALTRWEKDGTGALVGSIELPMPVGLVGGATKTHPLARLALKMMQVQSAGELGEIAAAVGLAQNLGALRALATEGIQRGHMALHARNIALVAGAIGDEVDAVAKMLAAEHDVRTDRALEILAALRAAG from the coding sequence ATGGTCGCCGATTCCCGCCTTCCCCGATTCCGCACGCTCACACCGGCCCAGCGCCGGGATTTCCTCGCCCGGGCCTGCGGCCTGTCCGAGGCCGAGCAGGCCCTGCTGGCCACGCCCGGCGCCCTGCCGCCGGCACTGGCCGACGGCATGATCGAGAACGTGTTCGGCAGCTTCGAGCTGCCGCTGGGCGTGGCCGGCAACTTCCGCATCAACGGGCGCGACGTGCTGGTGCCCATGGCGGTCGAGGAGCCCTCGGTGGTGGCCGCCGCCTCGTACATGGCCAGGCTGGCGCGCGAGGACGGGGGCTTTCAGACCTCGAGCACGCTGCCGCTGATGCGCGCCCAGGTGCAGGTGCTGGGCATGACCGACCCGCATGGCGCGCGCATCGCCGTGCTGCAGGCCGGCGAGCGCATCATCGAGCGCGCCAACGGCCGCGACCAGGTGCTGATCGGCCTGGGCGGCGGCTGCAAGGACATCGAGGTCCACGTCTTCCCCGACACGCCGCGCGGCCCCATGCTGGTGGTCCACCTGATCGTGGACGTGCGCGATGCCATGGGCGCCAACACCGTCAACACCATGGCCGAGGCCGTGGCGCCCCTGGTCGAGGAGATCACGGGAGGCAGCGTGCGGCTGCGCATCCTGTCCAACCTGGCCGACCTGCGCCTGGCGCGGGCCCGCGTGCGGCTCACGCCCCGGACCCTGGCCACCAAGGAGCGCAGCGGCGAGGCGATCATCGAGGGCGTGCTCGATGCCTTCACCTTCGCCGCCATCGATCCCTACCGCGCGGCCACGCACAACAAGGGCATCATGAACGGCATCGACCCCGTCATCGTGGCCACGGGCAACGACTGGCGCGCGGTCGAGGCCGGAGCCCATGCCTATGCCAGCCGCAGCGGCCGCTACACCGCGCTGACGCGCTGGGAAAAGGACGGCACGGGCGCCCTGGTCGGCAGCATCGAGCTGCCCATGCCGGTCGGCCTGGTCGGCGGTGCCACCAAGACCCACCCGCTGGCGCGCCTGGCGCTGAAGATGATGCAGGTGCAGTCGGCCGGCGAGCTGGGCGAGATCGCCGCCGCCGTGGGCCTGGCGCAGAACCTGGGCGCCCTGCGCGCCCTGGCCACCGAGGGCATACAGCGCGGCCACATGGCGCTGCATGCGCGCAACATCGCCCTGGTGGCCGGTGCCATCGGGGACGAGGTGGATGCGGTCGCCAAAATGCTGGCCGCCGAGCACGACGTGCGCACCGACCGGGCGCTGGAGATCCTGGCCGCGCTGCGCGCCGCAGGCTGA